The following nucleotide sequence is from Lacinutrix sp. Hel_I_90.
TTAGAGAAGTTATAGATCCTTCTGGTCGTGTAGTAAACACAAGAGAAGAAGAAACGCCTGCAGGCTCAATTGGTATTGTACGCTGTATTGGTTCTATGTATAAATACGGTGGTTGGTTTAATTGGGGAAGCGATGAGCTCGTGGCCATGATGCAAGACTTCGAGAACAACCCTAATATTATAGGACAAATTCATCATGACGATTCAGGAGGTGGTACAGTAAGCAGTGTTGGCCCTTATAAAGACTTTCACCAAAACCGAAAAAAACCAGTAGTCTCTTTATTAGATACTTCAGCCAGTGCAAATTATTGGAAAAATGCACAAAGCGATTTCTTAATGGCAGAGAACGACATAAGCGCCATGTTTGGCAGTATAGGTGTTATGCTATCGTTTTACGATTACACTAAAATGCTTACAGAAATGGGTATTGTAGAACATATTATTGAAGCAGATGAAAGTGAAGACAAAAACAAAGCCTTTAAACTGGCATTAGAAGGTAAATACGAATTAATTAAAAAGGAGCTCCTGAGTCCTTTAGCCATAAAATTTCAGGACCACGTAAAAGCAGCACGCCCAGGTTTAAAGTTAAACACGCCAGGCATCTTATCTGGTAAAATGTTTTATGCCGAAGAAGCTCAAGAAATTGGGTTAATAGATGGTATTGGCAACATGGATGCTGCTATAGAAAAAGTAAAGTTTCTTGCTTCTGCAAGGTCTTTTATATCGTCAAATTATTAATTATTAATCTAAAATCCACAAAAATGAACAAATGGAATTTAATTAAAGCTAGTATTCTAGTCGCCTTAGGTTTAAAGGCAGACCATGGTACTAAACTAGATCTTTCTGCAGAAGAAAAGACAAAAGTCAACAAACTGGCTTCTGGCGGAAAGGAACCCGAAGGAGATATGGCAAAATTTGCCGATGTCTTTGCCGAAAAGTTTAACAAAGAAATTGAAGCAGTCGCAGACAATGCCAATGCTCAAAAAATTTACGAAGACTTTTTAGCAGAACACAAAATCGATGCTGCACCAAAAGCAGGCAAAGATGATGATGGCAATGTACCTGATGCAATTGTGCCAGATACAGATGCAAAAACACTTACCCAAGCAATGCAGCAGTTAGTAAAAACCAATGCGAGCTTAACAAAAAAGAATCAAAAATTAGCAGCCGATAACGAGAAGTTAAAGGACCTACCAGAAGAAGATGTTCCGGAAGCTATTATTGAGGTAAACCCAAACAATTTAAAAGCCGTGAAACACAGTAAAACTCACTTATTTGCCTCTAATGCATCTTATGATTCTTTAGAGCGCCCTTGGAACAAAAATGTAGTAGATGCACAAGCAGGAATATTAAAGCCTAGCGCTGCTACAACATGGGATAAAATTAATATTGATAAGTTAAACACAGACCTTGGTGCCTACGCTAGACGTAACAGCAACGAGATTATGGATTTACTTATGGATGGTTACGACATCCCTGAACACTGGAGTGTCGTAAGTAATATCCAAGACCAATATGTCTTCACTTCTATTGTAAGCGGTCAAATTACACAAGCCTTTAAAAAAGCGTTTTTGCCTAAAAATAATCAACGTTTTATTCCGGTAGTAAATAAAATATTTGATAAGCAAATAGATGGAGAATGGCAAGCAAGTGAATTAAAAAGTATTGAGAAGTCTTGGTTAAACATGTTCTTTAATGAAGGTTCTACACCTTATAAAGATAGTTTTGCAAAATATTTAATTGAGCGCTTATTGCGTCAAGCACGTAAAGAGGATAAGATATCTATTTTTAAGGGTGTTTATAGTAATCCAGACTTACAACCAACAGTCGCTGGTGATTATTTAAATTCTATGGATGGTTATTTAAAAATTGTTTCCAAACATATTAATGTAGATTACTTGCCTCACAACTTAGCAGAATTAACACCAATAAACACATATGATACTATTCAAGATTGGATTGAAAACAAGATCCCTATTGATTTTAGAAATATGCCTGGTTTAAAACTAACATGTGGAAACGATGTTCACCGTTGGTATGTTGAAGGTCGCGAAACTAGCAAAGGTTTAATGCCTACTTACAAAGAAGATTCTCTGCATGTTGAAGATTTTATGAATATTACATTTGATAAAAGACCTCAATTGGAAGGTTCTGGCTTTATTGCCTTAACATTAGAGGATAATACTGGCTTAATGGTAGACGTTCCAGGAGAGGAATCGTTATTAGTTGTTGAGAAAAAAGACAGAGGAATACGTTTCTTTGGAGATTGGAAACTTGGAGTTTTCTTTAAAGCCTTTGGTGGTGCTGTAGATCCAACTGCTCCATTAAATTTCGATAATCAAATTTTCTTTTCTAACAATGTAGATGTTTTAACAGATGTTTATGTACCTGTATCTGCAAACGATGCAACTCCTAGTGTTTCAGAACACAACGCTTTAAAAATTGGAGCAAATAACACTAGCGCGACAGACATTACAAAGTTAGATGATGTTGTAGAAGGAGTTACTTACCATTTAATTGGTGACGCGAGTACTAATTTATCTACAGTTAAAAACAATGCAAACATTATTTTAAGTGATGGTGATTTTGTTTTAGCAAAAGGCAATAAAATTAGTTTACTAGCTCTAGCAGGAGGTAAAGTTATTGAGTTTTCAAGAACTGATGCTTCTAGTGTTCCACAACCAACAAAAGTTGTTTTAGCAGCAGATGCTACGACAGCAGATGCGGCAGATGGTAATTACTTTATTACTCAAGCGAACACTGTAGCAACATCATTTACAAACATCGATAATGCTATTGTAAATGAGATTTACACTTTAGAAGGTGGTTCTGCTACAAATGCTACTACTGTGGCCTCTGGTGGAAACTTCTTATTGTCTGCATCCTTCACAGCGACAGCAGGAGCGATTCTTAAAGTTAAGTACAACGGCAGCAAGTTCGTAGAAATTTCTAGAGC
It contains:
- a CDS encoding S49 family peptidase, with amino-acid sequence MTHSHTSSEIQKGLWLVSPHMASRYLHNASKIVEGNTTLINGKELEANSIREVIDPSGRVVNTREEETPAGSIGIVRCIGSMYKYGGWFNWGSDELVAMMQDFENNPNIIGQIHHDDSGGGTVSSVGPYKDFHQNRKKPVVSLLDTSASANYWKNAQSDFLMAENDISAMFGSIGVMLSFYDYTKMLTEMGIVEHIIEADESEDKNKAFKLALEGKYELIKKELLSPLAIKFQDHVKAARPGLKLNTPGILSGKMFYAEEAQEIGLIDGIGNMDAAIEKVKFLASARSFISSNY